TGTAAAACAATTTTTTTATTTTCTATGAGTTCTATAATTTGCATTTTTTGAACGCATTTCAAAGATTTAGGATAGAGACGCTCAAAAGCACAAGGGGAGCAAAACCATTGAAAAACAGTTTTAATGGAAAAAGGAATTTCAAGTGAGTAAATCAGTTGAGTTTTCATTGATATTACTTTATAATAGCGTCGAATATTTTAGTAGCATATGTATATTTCAGATTTAGAAGCCACATTAGTGTTATGTAAAGAATTCTGTGATTTTCCTGAGAAAATCAAAGAATTATGCTATTTGCACACCCTTTTGCCATCCAAAAGACTTGAGTTTTTACAACAACAAGAGCCTTTAAAAGTGCATCTGTCTTTAATTCAATTTGCAAGTGATCTGATCCTAGAAAAATACCCAGAAGATTTAGTGGCTTATAACAAAGAACTTTTTGACTCAGCTCAAAAAGTAGACAATGCTGTCAAAAACTTTTTTTCAAAGAAAACCACGCCACAAGAATTTTGTGTTCTTTACGCAGAATTTTTAGAAGAATTGATTGCAGAAATGGGGCAAAAAGTATTGATATGTGACCAAGAAAATGCCGAAGACAGGACTCGAACCTGCACTTAATTGCTTAAAGTAGATTTTGAGTCTACCGCGTCTACCATTCCGCCACTTCGGCATGATGAATAGCGCCAGTATAGCCAATACAGTTCTTTTTTCAAGTCAAATACCAGCAATCAAAATTAAAATGACAAATTGGATTCAAAATTTTCAGGCCAGAATGAAGTCAAGGGTGCTGCTTAACCAGCACCTATGAGGTCGCAGCTAACCATTGAAGGGGCTGTTTGCACAGCCCCTTCAATGGTTAGCAAGATTGAAAGCGATATCTTGCTGACGCTTAAGCGTCAGTCTGACTGAAAAGGGATCCATTTGCAAAATTAATTTTGATTGCTGGTATTAGAAATGCTTGAGGCTTTTGTAGGCGGTTTTGTAGTCGTAAGAAATATTTTTGTTTGTTGCGAGATCTTTTCTTACCTGAATGGAAATGTAGGGGTAGGGGTGTTGGTTATCCTCGTTGCGTCCTTCGTCTTGATTGTAGAGTTTGATATAAATTTCCTCATTGTACCAAGGCAGCGTGGAGACATTGGTTTCTTTTTGGTAGCGCATGAATTTTTTTTCATAAAATGCAAAAATAAGATCTAAGATTTTTTGGGGCTGATATTCATATCCTTTCACGTAGAAGGCCACTTTGGCTCCAATCTGGTGCTTATTGTATAGATCCGTGTTATTGGTGCAGTAGCGATGGTGTTGAGGGCATCTGTGCCCAGATGTGATGATGACATCGCGCTCAGTTGTTTCTTGGATGGTATTGAGCAGCGTGAGCAAAATAGGAGCGATCCATTCCTCATCGTTGATGACGGGCAGACTATGAGAGCGCTTTCCATTGCAATCAAACAACGTCTCACCATTGTCGAGTTTTTTTGAAGGGTTGAGAAAAGAGCCTTTACATTCAAAATGCGCTTGTGTGATTTTTGAAAATTGCGTGCTCCAAGCATATGTGGGGGCAGGGGTTTGTTTTAGCTGTGATACAAAGATGCTTTTGTCATGAGATTTTCTTAAAATCGTCTCTTTTTTTTCATGCTGTTTTTTAAGCTCTGATAGAGATGTTTTAGATGTACAAGAAACAAGGCTCAAAAAAATCAACACATATGCTAACATAACCTAAATTATGAGAGTTTGTATGGATTTTGTAAAAGATTTTGACCTTTTTTTGTTTGATTTTGATGGTTTATTGATTGATAGCGAGCCTTTGCATTTTGAAGCATATATCCAAACATTAGCAGAAAACAGTTATGAGGTTCCATGGAGTTTTTCTCAGTATCTCAACTATGCACTTTCTGAATCCGAAGGGGTGAAAAAAGCCACACTTAATCTTTTTCCTTCGATTAGCAAAGAAGAATGGTACCGAATGTATGCGCAAAAAAAGAATACATTTGCTGGTCTCTTAGAGAAAAAAATCACACTTCATCCAGGAGTAGAGGATTTTTTGTATCAATTGAATAAAGAAAATAAAACATGTGTTGTTGTGACAAACTCTCCAAGGGCGCATATTGAGATTGTCAAAAAGAAGCTACCGGTTTTACAAACCATTCCTGTGTGGATTACACGTGAAGATTATCAAAAGCCTAAACCCCATCCTGAAGGGTATTTAAAAGCGATTGAAATGTTTCCTAATAAAAGAGCTGTGGGATTCGAAGATTCACCCAAAGGAATCCAGTCCCTTTTGCAAACGCCAGCAAAGCCTATATTGATTTCTCAGCAAGACGCTTTTGTCAAAGTGTTTGAAAATAATGAAAAAGTATCCATCTTTAGCTCGTTTGAAGATATCTTAGTTGGAATCTCATCATAAAAGACCTGTTTCAAAAAAAGCCCTTTTGCATTTGCTGGCATAGGCGCATGCGTGCGGTCTTTTTTTTCAAAGAGCTGAGGGATGTCCTCAACAGTGAGTTTACCTTGTTGAATAGCAAGCAATGTACCTGTAATATTGCGCACCATTTTGTATAAAAAGCCGTTGCCTAAAAAATGTAGAGAAACGAGAGAGTTTTGTTGCACAACATCGAGAGCATAAAGCGTGCGTGTATGATCTTTGTTTTTGCATGGTTTGTTAGTAAACGTGGTAAAATCGTGTGTGCCGATAAAATATTTCGCGCTTTTTTCTAAAAGGGGAATGTCTAATTTGGGCACGCTGTAGACAAAAGGCTCTAAAAAAGGAAGCGGTGATCCAAGATGCAGATGGTACACATACATTTTGGCGCAAGCGCTCTTTAGAGCGTGGAACGTATCATCGACAAGACAGATGTCTGTGATGCGAATCTCTTTGGGGAGTAGTGAATTGAGCGCCTTTTTACATGTGTAGATATCGAGCTTCTGTTCTGTGTTAAAATGCGCCACTTGGGCGATCGCATGTACGCCGGCATCCGTTCTTCCAGAACCAATCACTTTTGTCGATGTTTTAAGTAAAATTTTTAATGCGTCTTGAAGTTTTTCTTGGATGGTAGGGCTGTTTGGTTGGATTTGCCATCCACAAAACGCCGTTCCAATATAGGATAGGGTGAGTTTATAGGTATACATTGGCCACCTAGTTTACCAGATGGCCAATGAAAAGACAAATTAAGATAAGTGGTTATTAACAAGTTTTGTCATTTCAAACATGTTAACAGCTTTTTTTGTTCCAAATACTTTGGCGAGTTTTTCATCAGGCTTGATGTTACGTCTATTTTTTGGATCTTGAAGATCATGTTTTTTGATGTAAGCCCAAAGTTGTTTCACAACTTTTGTTCTTGGCATAGGGCCTTTTCCAATTACTGCTTGCAGATCAGAGCTAAGCTCTAATGGTGCCATAAATTTAGATTCTTTTTTCTTTGCCATCTTTAAACTCCTGTTTTTGGCGAAAGTTTCGCCTTTTGGTTTAAGTGAATATAGAATTTTTAGCGTAAAAATTCCTTTGATGTCAAAAAAAATCGTCATTTAGCCCATTTTTTTTACATTTTTGTGTAAACTTGGCCAAAAATTGGAAAAATGGATGAGACTGGATTTATACAAAGAACGCCAAATTAAACGTCTAAAAAAGGTTCAAGCCTACTTCAAAAGGTACACAGATTACAAAAAAAGACTTAGTTTTTTTGACAAAAACGTGCCCGGTAATCTCACAGATAAAGAAAAGTATTACTATCTTGTTTTAGATGCATTGGATCAAAAGCACTTACTTGAGCTCTTTTCCAGAAAAAAAACCAAAGAAAAACTTGTCAAAATACTCAATCCCATCGAGCGATTTTTTGCATTTTCTCAAGGACTTGTGGGCTATCAGCTCTCTGTATTGGAATTGTTAGAACACAAGGAAAAAGATGGCGCAATAAAACTGCACTATCCG
This genomic window from Chlamydiota bacterium contains:
- a CDS encoding Phosphorylated carbohydrates phosphatase, whose product is MDFVKDFDLFLFDFDGLLIDSEPLHFEAYIQTLAENSYEVPWSFSQYLNYALSESEGVKKATLNLFPSISKEEWYRMYAQKKNTFAGLLEKKITLHPGVEDFLYQLNKENKTCVVVTNSPRAHIEIVKKKLPVLQTIPVWITREDYQKPKPHPEGYLKAIEMFPNKRAVGFEDSPKGIQSLLQTPAKPILISQQDAFVKVFENNEKVSIFSSFEDILVGISS
- the truA gene encoding tRNA pseudouridine synthase A, with amino-acid sequence MYTYKLTLSYIGTAFCGWQIQPNSPTIQEKLQDALKILLKTSTKVIGSGRTDAGVHAIAQVAHFNTEQKLDIYTCKKALNSLLPKEIRITDICLVDDTFHALKSACAKMYVYHLHLGSPLPFLEPFVYSVPKLDIPLLEKSAKYFIGTHDFTTFTNKPCKNKDHTRTLYALDVVQQNSLVSLHFLGNGFLYKMVRNITGTLLAIQQGKLTVEDIPQLFEKKDRTHAPMPANAKGLFLKQVFYDEIPTKISSNELKMDTFSLFSNTLTKASC